A stretch of Gouania willdenowi chromosome 21, fGouWil2.1, whole genome shotgun sequence DNA encodes these proteins:
- the gjc4b gene encoding gap junction gamma-1 protein, with the protein MSWSFLTRLLDEISNHSTFVGKIWLTLLIVFRIVLTAVGGESIYYDEQSKFVCNTHQPGCENVCYDAFAPLSHIRFWVFQVIMITCPTIMYLGFAMHKIARMDDDDYRPRNRKRMPIVSRGANRDYEEAEDNGEEDPMILEEIEPEKDKEVVEKPSKKHDGRRRIKRDGLMKVYVFQLLSRAIFEASFLFGQYILYGLEVAAKYVCTRSPCPHTVDCFVSRPTEKTIFLLIMYGVSALCLLFTTLEILHLGFSGIRDCFCRPRPRPTTPRHSALASQRSSISRQPSAPPGYHTALKKDPSGKMGFRDNLGDSGRESFGDEASSRDLERMRKHLKLAQQHLDLAYQNEESNSSRSSSPESNGTAVEQNRLNFAQEKKSSSSDKGLRA; encoded by the exons ATGAGCTGGAGTTTCCTCACACGCCTGCTGGATGAAATCTCCAACCACTCCACGTTTGTGGGTAAAATCTGGCTCACGCTCCTCATCGTGTTCCGGATCGTGCTGACGGCGGTCGGGGGCGAGTCCATCTACTACGATGAACAGAGTAAATTTGTGTGTAACACGCACCAACCCGGTTGCGAGAACGTGTGCTACGACGCTTTCGCGCCGCTGTCGCACATTCGCTTTTGGGTGTTCCAGGTGATCATGATCACCTGCCCCACCATCATGTACCTCGGCTTCGCTATGCACAAGATCGCCCGCATGGACGACGACGACTACAGGCCGCGCAACAGGAAGCGGATGCCCATCGTGAGCCGTGGCGCCAACAGGGACTACGAGGAGGCGGAAGACAACGGGGAGGAGGACCCCATGATCCTAGAGGAGATCGAACCAGAGAAGGACAAGGAGGTGGTGGAGAAGCCGAGCAAGAAGCACGACGGCCGGCGTCGCATCAAGAGGGACGGGCTGATGAAGGTGTACGTGTTCCAGCTGTTGTCCCGCGCCATCTTTGAGGCGTCCTTCCTGTTCGGACAGTACATCCTGTACGGCCTGGAGGTGGCGGCCAAGTACGTGTGTACGCGGAGCCCCTGCCCGCATACGGTGGACTGTTTTGTGTCGCGTCCCACCGAGAAGACAATCTTCTTGCTCATCATGTACGGCGTCAGCGCTTTGTGCCTCCTCTTCACCACGTTGGAGATCCTTCACCTTGGCTTCAGCGGCATCCGCGACTGCTTTTGCCGCCCTCGACCCCGGCCCACGACCCCTCGTCACTCTGCCCTGGCCAGCCAGAGGTCCTCCATCAGCCGCCAACCCTCCGCACCTCCAGGCTATCACACCGCTCTGAAGAAGGACCCGTCGGGTAAAATGGGCTTCAGGGATAACCTGGGCGACTCAGGCCGCGAGTCCTTTGGAGATGAAGCATCCTCGCGGGACCTGGAGAGGATGCGCAAGCACCTGAAGCTGGCCCAGCAGCATCTAGACCTGGCGTACCAGAACGAAGAGAGCAACTCGTCACGCAGCAGTAGCCCCGAGTCCAACGGCACGGCTGTGGAGCAGAACCGATTAAACTTTGCCCAGGAGAAGAAGAGCAGCAGCTCTGATAAAG GTCTGCGTGCATAG